The Pleuronectes platessa chromosome 10, fPlePla1.1, whole genome shotgun sequence genome contains a region encoding:
- the LOC128449462 gene encoding eukaryotic translation initiation factor 4 gamma 1: MIPTHVGFLGAASYESVSCVTANFQAFVTDLSHEDLDVEENLQEMVELIFKRAVKKPDSAAVFAELCQHLSEVEFQSLSDWSASVSFRSLLVKHCQAEFMKNLDKEGIHQESWSCLKPVQDVRVTDRLREEQQNTKPSGRFLNMLRFIGELFLSKVLAEKSMHCCIRRLLQKGDGPSLEGLCQLLQMIQQDLEVVTEKEVMDTYYNQLNYITEKGKRAPRLSLLLRETVDARKMAYSTPH; this comes from the exons atgatcccaacacACGTGGGctttctcggcgctgcctcctacgagtccgtcagctgcgtcACTGCAAACTTTCAAGCCTTCGTGAcagatctgagtcacgaggacttGGACGTTGAGGAGaacctgcaggaaatggttgagctcattttcaagagggccgtgaagaaaccagactctgctgcagtcttcgcggagctgtgtcaacacctctcagaa gtggaattcCAATCCTTGTctgactggtcagccagcgtctccttcaggtctctgctggttaaacactgccaggcagagttcatgaAGAACTTGGACAAGGAGGGCATTCATCAAGAGAGTTGGTCCTGCCTGAAGCCAGTCCAGGACGTGAGGGTcaccgaccggctgagggaagagcaacagaaCACCAAACCTTCCGGTCGCTTCCTCAATATGCtgaggtttattggggagctgttcctctccaaggtgctggcagagaaatccatgcactgctgcatcaggaggctgttgcagaaaggagacgggccgtctcttgagggcctctgtcagctcctccagatgatccagcaggacctggaggtggtgacggaaaaggaagtgatggacacctactataaccagctgaacTATAtcacagagaaagggaagagggcaccaaggctctcccttttgttgaggGAAACAGTGGATGCCAGGAAGATGGCATACTCcaccccccactaa
- the si:ch211-197h24.6 gene encoding uncharacterized protein si:ch211-197h24.6 isoform X1 yields the protein MEVQALMNMKQAKKRKRKQYPQHSAEIVFTKGDSIQTVPSLSTLLKGVTECIIGLQYVWEYRSPSKSVPPHYQCKMCAVYRLQHDMVAHVRGWKHSFRYMKMVHPRRVNWDEGEAVKDPSVRKSIKEAAGEVQQMEGRGQIKVILKEPWEVPAFEGLRSAIPKVMPPPALRMGLKAPTFGPRFSGSGYPGEFPPEGGPLPDYPVEEYEESGFGEYSTRQDFPDSEMEMRPFSDGMGHHPDRSGDGLGPVGGRDGYGRSGQLEESSGRMYPDEYRVGPMGSSSMDRPMDKPMERPGLMGAAPESRNPPSALLSYLDTFRIENESDAQLVLKVTQKLTDVLMEYRLRSVSSGSNLNSLSMSSSSFSSTPSRLSSSSDRYSSSLSGPPRYSDIQSRYYK from the exons ATGGAGGTCCAGGCTCTGATGAACATGAAGCAGGCTAAGAAGAGAAAG AGAAAGCAGTATCCGCAGCATTCTGCTGAAATAG TGTTCACGAAAGGGGACTCTATCCAGACTGTGCCCTCTCTCAGCACACTGTTGAAGGGGGTCACAGAGTGCATCATTG GTCTTCAGTATGTGTGGGAGTACCGCAGCCCCAGTAAATCTGTCCCACCACACTACCAGTGCAAAATGTGTGCTGTGTACCGCCTGCAGCACGACATGGTTGCCCACGTGAGAGGCTGGAAACACAGCTTCAGATACATG AAAATGGTCCATCCTCGCAGGGTCAACTGGGATGAGGGGGAGGCCGTCAAGGACCCCTCTGTAAGGAAGAGCATTAAAGAGGCTGCTGGTGAAGTGCAGCAAATGGAGGGAAGGGGACAGATCAAG GTGATCCTGAAGGAGCCTTGGGAAGTACCTGCTTTCGAAGGACTCC GTTCTGCTATTCCTAAAGTCATGCCTCCACCAGCTCTGCGAATGGGACTAAAGGCACCAACCTTTG gtcCCAGATTTTCTGGCTCGGGGTATCCAGGTGAGTTTCCTCCTGAAGGTGGTCCGCTCCCTGACTACCCAGTGGAAGAATATGAGGAGTCTGGTTTTGGAGAGTACTCGACCAGGCAAGATTTCCCGGACTCTGAAATGGAAATGAGACCTTTCTCAGATGGTATGGGCCATCATCCAGATAGGAGTGGCGATGGTCTTGGACCAGTTGGTGGAAGAGATGGCTATGGAAGGAGTGGACAGCTGGAGGAGAGCTCAGGTAGAATGTATCCTGACGAGTACAGAGTTGGCCCAATGGGGAGTAGCTCTATGGACAGACCAATGGACAAGCCAATGGAAAGGCCAGGCTTGATGGGAGCAGCTCCAGAAAGCAGAAACCCTCCCAGTGCATTGCTCAGTTACTTG GATACTTTCCGAATAGAGAACGAGAGTGATGCACAGCTGGTGCTGAAGGTTACACAGAAACTAACAGATGTGCTGATGGAGTACAGACTGAGGAGCGTATCATCG GGTTCCAATCTGAACAGCTTGTCAATGAGCTCTTCGAGTTTCTCCTCTACACCTTCCAGATTGTCAAGTAGTAGTGACCGCTACTCGAGTAGTCTGTCAG GTCCACCAAGGTATTCTGATATTCAATCCAGGTATTACAAATAA
- the rbm12ba gene encoding RNA binding motif protein 12Ba produces MAIILCLRGLDVKAGTEDIRKFFKCLFIPNGGVYIVGGSLREAFIAFTTERDAKLAMTHTGDLLKGSKVTLHISSMEELELKLKLHMKRKEALKLQKKTQDVTLQMERKEEKLQMKIQEEKNINKPSPTQQGIKSPQTSPDANWPPLNAHDLNTLNLASSTARPLDPRIAKRHQPLHQNTATLQTAVVNTLDPNTAFLLGMCTVLQRLQTSSPEQNSEGGQNTDFPNADSKSVACDFVRTSELTLDSSPGYVRLFGLPTSATKEDICSFFAGLEVQEAMVNVKLGRGHGCLVKFAKVDDECDALHFNNQFLGPNRVEVRGATEKMWTSALQECENVDDGMRGKPHPNPKQTFPILPLRKRRSDHLSPNRQIKKPRPYCDSVSTLSPRMDYIVMARNLPQKMTKTEIKELFQCPNLAHKSVLHLLDNEGNRTDTAFLIFNRIEDNDYAINLNGCHVGSAIIEVSSVTQEKMKDMMAKTNPRMRMRMKPNQKRKSALHSNRAAQTCLFVRNLASDVKVSQIQNLFCKYKPMDNIHILHDSDGNSIGEAIVQFKSPKLAALAQRLNGQDLMGAHVLLTCISVKQMNDILAKTLPSPLPKND; encoded by the coding sequence ATGGCCATAATCCTGTGCTTGCGAGGGCTCGATGTGAAGGCAGGTACTGAAGATATAAGGAAGTTCTTTAAATGCCTGTTTATACCCAATGGTGGCGTGTacatagtgggaggaagtctCAGAGAGGCTTTTATTGCATTCACCACCGAGCGAGATGCCAAACTCGCCATGACGCACACTGGAGATCTGCTCAAGGGGTCCAAAGTGACTCTACACATCAGCAgcatggaggagctggagcttaAGTTAAAGCTACATATGAAGAGGAAAGAGGCTTTGAAGTTGCAGAAGAAGACACAGGATGTGACGTTGCAGATggaaaggaaagaggagaagtTACAAATGAAGATACAGGAGGAgaagaatataaataaaccCTCCCCCACCCAACAAGGTATCAAGAGTCCTCAAACATCTCCGGATGCGAATTGGCCCCCTTTGAATGCACATGATCTCAATACTTTAAATCTAGCATCATCTACTGCTCGGCCTCTTGATCCCCGCATTGCAAAACGGCATCAGCCTTTGCATCAAAATACTGCAACTCTACAAACTGCAGTAGTGAACACACTTGATCCCAATACTGCCTTTCTTCTCGGGATGTGCACCGTCCTTCAAAGGCTCCAGACATCCAGTCCTGAACAAAACAGTGAGGGGGGGCAAAATACTGATTTCCCCAATGCAGACAGCAAATCTGTCGCGTGTGATTTTGTAAGGACATCAGAACTAACCCTGGACTCAAGCCCTGGATATGTCAGGCTCTTTGGTCTGCCTACCTCAGCTACAAAAGAAGACATATGCAGCTTTTTCGCAGGGTTGGAAGTACAGGAAGCCATGGTGAATGTGAAGTTGGGACGCGGCCATGGCTGCCTTGTGAAGTTTGCAAAAGTGGACGATGAATGCGATGCTCTTCATTTCAACAATCAGTTCCTGGGGCCCAACCGTGTGGAGGTACGTGGAGCAACTGAGAAGATGTGGACCAGTGCGCTGCAGGAATGTGAGAATGTTGATGATGGTATGAGAGGGAAGCCCCACCCAAACCCCAAACAAACATTCCCTATATTACCGCTGAGGAAGAGGCGGTCAGATCATCTGTCTCCAAATAGACAGATAAAAAAGCCAAGACCATACTGTGACTCAGTATCTACCTTATCTCCAAGAATGGACTACATTGTCATGGCCCGTAATCTCCCCCAAAAGATGACTAAGACTGAAATAAAGGAATTGTTTCAATGTCCAAACCTTGCACACAAAAGTGTACTTCACCTGCTGGACAACGAAGGCAACAGAACAGACAcagcttttcttatttttaaccGCATTGAGGATAATGACTATGCAATAAATCTCAATGGGTGCCATGTGGGTTCTGCCATCATTGAGGTATCATCAGTCACACAGGAAAAGATGAAGGACATGATGGCTAAAACCAATCCCAGGATGCGCATGAGGATGAAACCAAATCAGAAGAGGAAATCCGCCCTACACTCAAATAGAGCTGCTCAGACGTGCTTGTTTGTTAGAAACTTGGCGTCAGATGTAAAAGTGAGTCAAATACAAAACCTGTTCTGCAAGTACAAACCGAtggataatatacatatattgcaTGACAGTGATGGCAACAGTATTGGTGAGGCCATAGTTCAGTTCAAGTCACCGAAGCTTGCAGCCCTGGCCCAAAGGCTCAATGGTCAGGACTTAATGGGGGCACATGTGCTCCTAACCTGCATTAGTGTAAAGCAGATGAATGACATCTTGGCAAAAACATTGCCATCACCGTTGCCAAAGAATGACTGA
- the si:ch211-197h24.6 gene encoding uncharacterized protein si:ch211-197h24.6 isoform X2, translating to MCAVYRLQHDMVAHVRGWKHSFRYMKMVHPRRVNWDEGEAVKDPSVRKSIKEAAGEVQQMEGRGQIKVILKEPWEVPAFEGLRSAIPKVMPPPALRMGLKAPTFGPRFSGSGYPGEFPPEGGPLPDYPVEEYEESGFGEYSTRQDFPDSEMEMRPFSDGMGHHPDRSGDGLGPVGGRDGYGRSGQLEESSGRMYPDEYRVGPMGSSSMDRPMDKPMERPGLMGAAPESRNPPSALLSYLDTFRIENESDAQLVLKVTQKLTDVLMEYRLRSVSSGSNLNSLSMSSSSFSSTPSRLSSSSDRYSSSLSGPPRYSDIQSRYYK from the exons ATGTGTGCTGTGTACCGCCTGCAGCACGACATGGTTGCCCACGTGAGAGGCTGGAAACACAGCTTCAGATACATG AAAATGGTCCATCCTCGCAGGGTCAACTGGGATGAGGGGGAGGCCGTCAAGGACCCCTCTGTAAGGAAGAGCATTAAAGAGGCTGCTGGTGAAGTGCAGCAAATGGAGGGAAGGGGACAGATCAAG GTGATCCTGAAGGAGCCTTGGGAAGTACCTGCTTTCGAAGGACTCC GTTCTGCTATTCCTAAAGTCATGCCTCCACCAGCTCTGCGAATGGGACTAAAGGCACCAACCTTTG gtcCCAGATTTTCTGGCTCGGGGTATCCAGGTGAGTTTCCTCCTGAAGGTGGTCCGCTCCCTGACTACCCAGTGGAAGAATATGAGGAGTCTGGTTTTGGAGAGTACTCGACCAGGCAAGATTTCCCGGACTCTGAAATGGAAATGAGACCTTTCTCAGATGGTATGGGCCATCATCCAGATAGGAGTGGCGATGGTCTTGGACCAGTTGGTGGAAGAGATGGCTATGGAAGGAGTGGACAGCTGGAGGAGAGCTCAGGTAGAATGTATCCTGACGAGTACAGAGTTGGCCCAATGGGGAGTAGCTCTATGGACAGACCAATGGACAAGCCAATGGAAAGGCCAGGCTTGATGGGAGCAGCTCCAGAAAGCAGAAACCCTCCCAGTGCATTGCTCAGTTACTTG GATACTTTCCGAATAGAGAACGAGAGTGATGCACAGCTGGTGCTGAAGGTTACACAGAAACTAACAGATGTGCTGATGGAGTACAGACTGAGGAGCGTATCATCG GGTTCCAATCTGAACAGCTTGTCAATGAGCTCTTCGAGTTTCTCCTCTACACCTTCCAGATTGTCAAGTAGTAGTGACCGCTACTCGAGTAGTCTGTCAG GTCCACCAAGGTATTCTGATATTCAATCCAGGTATTACAAATAA